A window from Salminus brasiliensis chromosome 7, fSalBra1.hap2, whole genome shotgun sequence encodes these proteins:
- the rap1gapb gene encoding rap1 GTPase-activating protein 1 isoform X5, with translation MARRSYIYRSPALNAVRQRRRHSDTSDLFAMIERMQNSRMDEQRCTLPPPLKTEEDYIPYPGVHEVLSRKAPFPLILLPQFGGYWIEGTNHDLGSTPAPEEPPPCPASQVKLETNSTAKIYRKNFLGKEHFNYYSMDTALGHLVFSVKYDVIGDQEHLRLLLRSKFKTYHDVIPISCLTEFPNVVQMAKLVCEEVNVDRFYPVLYPKASRLIVTFDEHVISNKFKFGVIYQKFGQTSEEELFGNSLESPAFVEFLEFLGQKIELHDFKGFRGGLDVTHGQTGTESVYHNFHNKEIMFHVSTKLPYTEGDSQQLQRKRHIGNDIVAIVFQEENTPFVPDMIASNFLHAYVVVQVENACTDNVLYKVSVTARDDVPFFGPALPDPAVFKKSPEFHEFLLTKLINAEYSCYKAEKFAKLEERTRSALLETLYEELHVNSQCMMGLGGDDEKLENGGGGGGGFFESFKRVIRSRSQSMDAMGLSNKKPHTVSTSHSGSFTHNPPDTPKTPGISLIIPGKSPTRKKSGPFSSRRSSAIGIENIQEVQERSSAVCRAPSIPETHDLSRSSSNASSFTSVVEENEHEHEAAEDYDTGLESLSSAGTPHKRDSFTYSAGWLEDSMSTTSQGSPAPSRQLSDPVRPKTERQHSASNC, from the exons ATGGCTAGGAGATCCTACATATACCGCAGTCCTGCGCTGAACGCAGTTCGCCAGCGCAGGCGGCACAGCGAT accTCAGATTTATTTGCGATGATCGAGCGGATGCAG AACAGCAGAATGGATGAGCAGAGATGCACGCTTCCACCCCCCCTCAAA acagAGGAAGACTACATTCCATATCCAGGTGTTCATGAG GTGCTGTCTCGTAAAGCCCCCTTCCCCCTGATTCTGCTGCCCCAGTTTGGCGGTTACTGGATTGAAGGCACCAATCATGACCTCGGGTCGACCCCAGCTCCGGAGGAGCCGCCCCCATGCCCAGCATCACAGGTTAAACTGGAGACAAACAGCACAGCGAAGATCTACAGAAAAAACTTCCTGGGCAAG GAGCACTTTAATTATTACTCTATGGACACTGCACTGGGCCACCTCGTCTTCTCTGTGAAGTATGACGTGATCGGGGACCAAGAGCACCTGCGTTTACTGCTAAG ATCAAAGTTCAAAACCTACCATGATGTAATACCCATTTCCTGTCTCACTGAGTTCCCCAACGTGGTGCAGATGGCAAAG CTGGTGTGTGAAGAAGTCAATGTGGACAGATTTTACCCGGTCCTCTACCCAAAG GCCTCCAGACTCATTGTAACTTTTGATGAACATGTCATAAGCAACAAGTTCAAGTTTGGAGTCATCTACCAGAAGTTTGGACAG acttcagaagaggagCTTTTTGGAAACAGTCTGGAGAGCCCTGCCTtcgttgagtttctggagtttTTGGGGCAGAAGATTGAGCTACATGACTTTAAAGG ATTTCGAGGTGGTCTTGATGTCACACACGGTCAGACTGGAACTGAGTCGGTATACCACAATTTCCACAACAAGGAAATCATGTTCCACGTGTCCACTAAACTTCCCTACACTGAAGGGGACTCACAGCAG CTCCAGAGGAAGAGACATATAGGAAATGACATCGTGGCTATCGTGTTTCAAGAGGAAAACACACCGTTTGTACCAGATATGATCGCATCCAATTTCCTTCATGCTTATGTGGTGGTGCAAGTGGAGAATGCCTGCACAGACAACGTCCTTTACAAG GTGTCAGTGACAGCGAGAGATGACGTGCCTTTCTTTGGGCCTGCTCTCCCAGACCCAGCCGTGTTTAAAAAG AGCCCAGAGTTTCACGAGTTCCTCCTGACAAAACTCATCAATGCTGAGTATTCCTGCTATAAGGCTGAGAAGTTTGCCAAGCTGGAG gAGAGAACGCGCTCTGCGCTTCTGGAGACTCTGTACGAGGAGTTGCATGTGAACAGCCAGTGCATGATGGGATTGGGAGGAGACGATGAGAAGCTGGAGaatggagggggaggaggaggaggcttcTTCGAGTCTTTCAAG AGAGTCATTCGCAGTAGGAGTCAGTCTATGGACGCTATGGGCCTGAGCAATAAGAAGCCTCACACTGTCTCGACCAGCCACAGTGGCAGCTTTACCCACAATCCCCCAGACACACCCAAAACGCCAGGAATT TCTTTGATCATACCTGGTAAGAGCCCAACCCGGAAGAAATCAGGCCCATTCAGTTCTAGACGGAGCAGCGCCATTGGCATCGAGAACATCCAGGAGGTCCAGGAGAGAAG TTCGGCTGTGTGTAGAGCACCCTCCATCCCGGAAACTCATGACCTGTCTCGTTCCTCGTCCAACGCCAGCAGCTTCACCAGTGTGGTGGAGGAGAACGAGCATGAGCATGAAGCTGCAGAGGATTACGACACAGGACTG
- the rap1gapb gene encoding rap1 GTPase-activating protein 1 isoform X1, with amino-acid sequence MARRSYIYRSPALNAVRQRRRHSDTSDLFAMIERMQNSRMDEQRCTLPPPLKTEEDYIPYPGVHEVLSRKAPFPLILLPQFGGYWIEGTNHDLGSTPAPEEPPPCPASQVKLETNSTAKIYRKNFLGKEHFNYYSMDTALGHLVFSVKYDVIGDQEHLRLLLRSKFKTYHDVIPISCLTEFPNVVQMAKLVCEEVNVDRFYPVLYPKASRLIVTFDEHVISNKFKFGVIYQKFGQTSEEELFGNSLESPAFVEFLEFLGQKIELHDFKGFRGGLDVTHGQTGTESVYHNFHNKEIMFHVSTKLPYTEGDSQQLQRKRHIGNDIVAIVFQEENTPFVPDMIASNFLHAYVVVQVENACTDNVLYKVSVTARDDVPFFGPALPDPAVFKKSPEFHEFLLTKLINAEYSCYKAEKFAKLEERTRSALLETLYEELHVNSQCMMGLGGDDEKLENGGGGGGGFFESFKRVIRSRSQSMDAMGLSNKKPHTVSTSHSGSFTHNPPDTPKTPGISLIIPGKSPTRKKSGPFSSRRSSAIGIENIQEVQERSSREVSPSTQKTPDSGHASQDPKSDNSNHSSPEMPTTRTSSAVCRAPSIPETHDLSRSSSNASSFTSVVEENEHEHEAAEDYDTGLESLSSAGTPHKRDSFTYSAGWLEDSMSTTSQGSPAPSRQLSDPVRPKTERQHSASNC; translated from the exons ATGGCTAGGAGATCCTACATATACCGCAGTCCTGCGCTGAACGCAGTTCGCCAGCGCAGGCGGCACAGCGAT accTCAGATTTATTTGCGATGATCGAGCGGATGCAG AACAGCAGAATGGATGAGCAGAGATGCACGCTTCCACCCCCCCTCAAA acagAGGAAGACTACATTCCATATCCAGGTGTTCATGAG GTGCTGTCTCGTAAAGCCCCCTTCCCCCTGATTCTGCTGCCCCAGTTTGGCGGTTACTGGATTGAAGGCACCAATCATGACCTCGGGTCGACCCCAGCTCCGGAGGAGCCGCCCCCATGCCCAGCATCACAGGTTAAACTGGAGACAAACAGCACAGCGAAGATCTACAGAAAAAACTTCCTGGGCAAG GAGCACTTTAATTATTACTCTATGGACACTGCACTGGGCCACCTCGTCTTCTCTGTGAAGTATGACGTGATCGGGGACCAAGAGCACCTGCGTTTACTGCTAAG ATCAAAGTTCAAAACCTACCATGATGTAATACCCATTTCCTGTCTCACTGAGTTCCCCAACGTGGTGCAGATGGCAAAG CTGGTGTGTGAAGAAGTCAATGTGGACAGATTTTACCCGGTCCTCTACCCAAAG GCCTCCAGACTCATTGTAACTTTTGATGAACATGTCATAAGCAACAAGTTCAAGTTTGGAGTCATCTACCAGAAGTTTGGACAG acttcagaagaggagCTTTTTGGAAACAGTCTGGAGAGCCCTGCCTtcgttgagtttctggagtttTTGGGGCAGAAGATTGAGCTACATGACTTTAAAGG ATTTCGAGGTGGTCTTGATGTCACACACGGTCAGACTGGAACTGAGTCGGTATACCACAATTTCCACAACAAGGAAATCATGTTCCACGTGTCCACTAAACTTCCCTACACTGAAGGGGACTCACAGCAG CTCCAGAGGAAGAGACATATAGGAAATGACATCGTGGCTATCGTGTTTCAAGAGGAAAACACACCGTTTGTACCAGATATGATCGCATCCAATTTCCTTCATGCTTATGTGGTGGTGCAAGTGGAGAATGCCTGCACAGACAACGTCCTTTACAAG GTGTCAGTGACAGCGAGAGATGACGTGCCTTTCTTTGGGCCTGCTCTCCCAGACCCAGCCGTGTTTAAAAAG AGCCCAGAGTTTCACGAGTTCCTCCTGACAAAACTCATCAATGCTGAGTATTCCTGCTATAAGGCTGAGAAGTTTGCCAAGCTGGAG gAGAGAACGCGCTCTGCGCTTCTGGAGACTCTGTACGAGGAGTTGCATGTGAACAGCCAGTGCATGATGGGATTGGGAGGAGACGATGAGAAGCTGGAGaatggagggggaggaggaggaggcttcTTCGAGTCTTTCAAG AGAGTCATTCGCAGTAGGAGTCAGTCTATGGACGCTATGGGCCTGAGCAATAAGAAGCCTCACACTGTCTCGACCAGCCACAGTGGCAGCTTTACCCACAATCCCCCAGACACACCCAAAACGCCAGGAATT TCTTTGATCATACCTGGTAAGAGCCCAACCCGGAAGAAATCAGGCCCATTCAGTTCTAGACGGAGCAGCGCCATTGGCATCGAGAACATCCAGGAGGTCCAGGAGAGAAG CAGTAGGGAGGTGTCCCCGAGCACACAGAAAACACCCGACAGTGGCCACGCCTCACAGGACCCCAAGTCTGATAACTCCAATCACAGCTCACCTGAGATGCCCACCACCAGGACTAG TTCGGCTGTGTGTAGAGCACCCTCCATCCCGGAAACTCATGACCTGTCTCGTTCCTCGTCCAACGCCAGCAGCTTCACCAGTGTGGTGGAGGAGAACGAGCATGAGCATGAAGCTGCAGAGGATTACGACACAGGACTG
- the rap1gapb gene encoding rap1 GTPase-activating protein 1 isoform X2, which yields MARRSYIYRSPALNAVRQRRRHSDTSDLFAMIERMQNSRMDEQRCTLPPPLKTEEDYIPYPGVHEVLSRKAPFPLILLPQFGGYWIEGTNHDLGSTPAPEEPPPCPASQVKLETNSTAKIYRKNFLGKEHFNYYSMDTALGHLVFSVKYDVIGDQEHLRLLLRSKFKTYHDVIPISCLTEFPNVVQMAKLVCEEVNVDRFYPVLYPKASRLIVTFDEHVISNKFKFGVIYQKFGQTSEEELFGNSLESPAFVEFLEFLGQKIELHDFKGFRGGLDVTHGQTGTESVYHNFHNKEIMFHVSTKLPYTEGDSQQLQRKRHIGNDIVAIVFQEENTPFVPDMIASNFLHAYVVVQVENACTDNVLYKVSVTARDDVPFFGPALPDPAVFKKSPEFHEFLLTKLINAEYSCYKAEKFAKLEERTRSALLETLYEELHVNSQCMMGLGGDDEKLENGGGGGGGFFESFKRVIRSRSQSMDAMGLSNKKPHTVSTSHSGSFTHNPPDTPKTPGISLIIPGKSPTRKKSGPFSSRRSSAIGIENIQEVQERSREVSPSTQKTPDSGHASQDPKSDNSNHSSPEMPTTRTSSAVCRAPSIPETHDLSRSSSNASSFTSVVEENEHEHEAAEDYDTGLESLSSAGTPHKRDSFTYSAGWLEDSMSTTSQGSPAPSRQLSDPVRPKTERQHSASNC from the exons ATGGCTAGGAGATCCTACATATACCGCAGTCCTGCGCTGAACGCAGTTCGCCAGCGCAGGCGGCACAGCGAT accTCAGATTTATTTGCGATGATCGAGCGGATGCAG AACAGCAGAATGGATGAGCAGAGATGCACGCTTCCACCCCCCCTCAAA acagAGGAAGACTACATTCCATATCCAGGTGTTCATGAG GTGCTGTCTCGTAAAGCCCCCTTCCCCCTGATTCTGCTGCCCCAGTTTGGCGGTTACTGGATTGAAGGCACCAATCATGACCTCGGGTCGACCCCAGCTCCGGAGGAGCCGCCCCCATGCCCAGCATCACAGGTTAAACTGGAGACAAACAGCACAGCGAAGATCTACAGAAAAAACTTCCTGGGCAAG GAGCACTTTAATTATTACTCTATGGACACTGCACTGGGCCACCTCGTCTTCTCTGTGAAGTATGACGTGATCGGGGACCAAGAGCACCTGCGTTTACTGCTAAG ATCAAAGTTCAAAACCTACCATGATGTAATACCCATTTCCTGTCTCACTGAGTTCCCCAACGTGGTGCAGATGGCAAAG CTGGTGTGTGAAGAAGTCAATGTGGACAGATTTTACCCGGTCCTCTACCCAAAG GCCTCCAGACTCATTGTAACTTTTGATGAACATGTCATAAGCAACAAGTTCAAGTTTGGAGTCATCTACCAGAAGTTTGGACAG acttcagaagaggagCTTTTTGGAAACAGTCTGGAGAGCCCTGCCTtcgttgagtttctggagtttTTGGGGCAGAAGATTGAGCTACATGACTTTAAAGG ATTTCGAGGTGGTCTTGATGTCACACACGGTCAGACTGGAACTGAGTCGGTATACCACAATTTCCACAACAAGGAAATCATGTTCCACGTGTCCACTAAACTTCCCTACACTGAAGGGGACTCACAGCAG CTCCAGAGGAAGAGACATATAGGAAATGACATCGTGGCTATCGTGTTTCAAGAGGAAAACACACCGTTTGTACCAGATATGATCGCATCCAATTTCCTTCATGCTTATGTGGTGGTGCAAGTGGAGAATGCCTGCACAGACAACGTCCTTTACAAG GTGTCAGTGACAGCGAGAGATGACGTGCCTTTCTTTGGGCCTGCTCTCCCAGACCCAGCCGTGTTTAAAAAG AGCCCAGAGTTTCACGAGTTCCTCCTGACAAAACTCATCAATGCTGAGTATTCCTGCTATAAGGCTGAGAAGTTTGCCAAGCTGGAG gAGAGAACGCGCTCTGCGCTTCTGGAGACTCTGTACGAGGAGTTGCATGTGAACAGCCAGTGCATGATGGGATTGGGAGGAGACGATGAGAAGCTGGAGaatggagggggaggaggaggaggcttcTTCGAGTCTTTCAAG AGAGTCATTCGCAGTAGGAGTCAGTCTATGGACGCTATGGGCCTGAGCAATAAGAAGCCTCACACTGTCTCGACCAGCCACAGTGGCAGCTTTACCCACAATCCCCCAGACACACCCAAAACGCCAGGAATT TCTTTGATCATACCTGGTAAGAGCCCAACCCGGAAGAAATCAGGCCCATTCAGTTCTAGACGGAGCAGCGCCATTGGCATCGAGAACATCCAGGAGGTCCAGGAGAGAAG TAGGGAGGTGTCCCCGAGCACACAGAAAACACCCGACAGTGGCCACGCCTCACAGGACCCCAAGTCTGATAACTCCAATCACAGCTCACCTGAGATGCCCACCACCAGGACTAG TTCGGCTGTGTGTAGAGCACCCTCCATCCCGGAAACTCATGACCTGTCTCGTTCCTCGTCCAACGCCAGCAGCTTCACCAGTGTGGTGGAGGAGAACGAGCATGAGCATGAAGCTGCAGAGGATTACGACACAGGACTG
- the rap1gapb gene encoding rap1 GTPase-activating protein 1 isoform X3, giving the protein MIERMQNSRMDEQRCTLPPPLKTEEDYIPYPGVHEVLSRKAPFPLILLPQFGGYWIEGTNHDLGSTPAPEEPPPCPASQVKLETNSTAKIYRKNFLGKEHFNYYSMDTALGHLVFSVKYDVIGDQEHLRLLLRSKFKTYHDVIPISCLTEFPNVVQMAKLVCEEVNVDRFYPVLYPKASRLIVTFDEHVISNKFKFGVIYQKFGQTSEEELFGNSLESPAFVEFLEFLGQKIELHDFKGFRGGLDVTHGQTGTESVYHNFHNKEIMFHVSTKLPYTEGDSQQLQRKRHIGNDIVAIVFQEENTPFVPDMIASNFLHAYVVVQVENACTDNVLYKVSVTARDDVPFFGPALPDPAVFKKSPEFHEFLLTKLINAEYSCYKAEKFAKLEERTRSALLETLYEELHVNSQCMMGLGGDDEKLENGGGGGGGFFESFKRVIRSRSQSMDAMGLSNKKPHTVSTSHSGSFTHNPPDTPKTPGISLIIPGKSPTRKKSGPFSSRRSSAIGIENIQEVQERSSREVSPSTQKTPDSGHASQDPKSDNSNHSSPEMPTTRTSSAVCRAPSIPETHDLSRSSSNASSFTSVVEENEHEHEAAEDYDTGLESLSSAGTPHKRDSFTYSAGWLEDSMSTTSQGSPAPSRQLSDPVRPKTERQHSASNC; this is encoded by the exons ATGATCGAGCGGATGCAG AACAGCAGAATGGATGAGCAGAGATGCACGCTTCCACCCCCCCTCAAA acagAGGAAGACTACATTCCATATCCAGGTGTTCATGAG GTGCTGTCTCGTAAAGCCCCCTTCCCCCTGATTCTGCTGCCCCAGTTTGGCGGTTACTGGATTGAAGGCACCAATCATGACCTCGGGTCGACCCCAGCTCCGGAGGAGCCGCCCCCATGCCCAGCATCACAGGTTAAACTGGAGACAAACAGCACAGCGAAGATCTACAGAAAAAACTTCCTGGGCAAG GAGCACTTTAATTATTACTCTATGGACACTGCACTGGGCCACCTCGTCTTCTCTGTGAAGTATGACGTGATCGGGGACCAAGAGCACCTGCGTTTACTGCTAAG ATCAAAGTTCAAAACCTACCATGATGTAATACCCATTTCCTGTCTCACTGAGTTCCCCAACGTGGTGCAGATGGCAAAG CTGGTGTGTGAAGAAGTCAATGTGGACAGATTTTACCCGGTCCTCTACCCAAAG GCCTCCAGACTCATTGTAACTTTTGATGAACATGTCATAAGCAACAAGTTCAAGTTTGGAGTCATCTACCAGAAGTTTGGACAG acttcagaagaggagCTTTTTGGAAACAGTCTGGAGAGCCCTGCCTtcgttgagtttctggagtttTTGGGGCAGAAGATTGAGCTACATGACTTTAAAGG ATTTCGAGGTGGTCTTGATGTCACACACGGTCAGACTGGAACTGAGTCGGTATACCACAATTTCCACAACAAGGAAATCATGTTCCACGTGTCCACTAAACTTCCCTACACTGAAGGGGACTCACAGCAG CTCCAGAGGAAGAGACATATAGGAAATGACATCGTGGCTATCGTGTTTCAAGAGGAAAACACACCGTTTGTACCAGATATGATCGCATCCAATTTCCTTCATGCTTATGTGGTGGTGCAAGTGGAGAATGCCTGCACAGACAACGTCCTTTACAAG GTGTCAGTGACAGCGAGAGATGACGTGCCTTTCTTTGGGCCTGCTCTCCCAGACCCAGCCGTGTTTAAAAAG AGCCCAGAGTTTCACGAGTTCCTCCTGACAAAACTCATCAATGCTGAGTATTCCTGCTATAAGGCTGAGAAGTTTGCCAAGCTGGAG gAGAGAACGCGCTCTGCGCTTCTGGAGACTCTGTACGAGGAGTTGCATGTGAACAGCCAGTGCATGATGGGATTGGGAGGAGACGATGAGAAGCTGGAGaatggagggggaggaggaggaggcttcTTCGAGTCTTTCAAG AGAGTCATTCGCAGTAGGAGTCAGTCTATGGACGCTATGGGCCTGAGCAATAAGAAGCCTCACACTGTCTCGACCAGCCACAGTGGCAGCTTTACCCACAATCCCCCAGACACACCCAAAACGCCAGGAATT TCTTTGATCATACCTGGTAAGAGCCCAACCCGGAAGAAATCAGGCCCATTCAGTTCTAGACGGAGCAGCGCCATTGGCATCGAGAACATCCAGGAGGTCCAGGAGAGAAG CAGTAGGGAGGTGTCCCCGAGCACACAGAAAACACCCGACAGTGGCCACGCCTCACAGGACCCCAAGTCTGATAACTCCAATCACAGCTCACCTGAGATGCCCACCACCAGGACTAG TTCGGCTGTGTGTAGAGCACCCTCCATCCCGGAAACTCATGACCTGTCTCGTTCCTCGTCCAACGCCAGCAGCTTCACCAGTGTGGTGGAGGAGAACGAGCATGAGCATGAAGCTGCAGAGGATTACGACACAGGACTG
- the rap1gapb gene encoding rap1 GTPase-activating protein 1 isoform X4 has product MDEQRCTLPPPLKTEEDYIPYPGVHEVLSRKAPFPLILLPQFGGYWIEGTNHDLGSTPAPEEPPPCPASQVKLETNSTAKIYRKNFLGKEHFNYYSMDTALGHLVFSVKYDVIGDQEHLRLLLRSKFKTYHDVIPISCLTEFPNVVQMAKLVCEEVNVDRFYPVLYPKASRLIVTFDEHVISNKFKFGVIYQKFGQTSEEELFGNSLESPAFVEFLEFLGQKIELHDFKGFRGGLDVTHGQTGTESVYHNFHNKEIMFHVSTKLPYTEGDSQQLQRKRHIGNDIVAIVFQEENTPFVPDMIASNFLHAYVVVQVENACTDNVLYKVSVTARDDVPFFGPALPDPAVFKKSPEFHEFLLTKLINAEYSCYKAEKFAKLEERTRSALLETLYEELHVNSQCMMGLGGDDEKLENGGGGGGGFFESFKRVIRSRSQSMDAMGLSNKKPHTVSTSHSGSFTHNPPDTPKTPGISLIIPGKSPTRKKSGPFSSRRSSAIGIENIQEVQERSSREVSPSTQKTPDSGHASQDPKSDNSNHSSPEMPTTRTSSAVCRAPSIPETHDLSRSSSNASSFTSVVEENEHEHEAAEDYDTGLESLSSAGTPHKRDSFTYSAGWLEDSMSTTSQGSPAPSRQLSDPVRPKTERQHSASNC; this is encoded by the exons ATGGATGAGCAGAGATGCACGCTTCCACCCCCCCTCAAA acagAGGAAGACTACATTCCATATCCAGGTGTTCATGAG GTGCTGTCTCGTAAAGCCCCCTTCCCCCTGATTCTGCTGCCCCAGTTTGGCGGTTACTGGATTGAAGGCACCAATCATGACCTCGGGTCGACCCCAGCTCCGGAGGAGCCGCCCCCATGCCCAGCATCACAGGTTAAACTGGAGACAAACAGCACAGCGAAGATCTACAGAAAAAACTTCCTGGGCAAG GAGCACTTTAATTATTACTCTATGGACACTGCACTGGGCCACCTCGTCTTCTCTGTGAAGTATGACGTGATCGGGGACCAAGAGCACCTGCGTTTACTGCTAAG ATCAAAGTTCAAAACCTACCATGATGTAATACCCATTTCCTGTCTCACTGAGTTCCCCAACGTGGTGCAGATGGCAAAG CTGGTGTGTGAAGAAGTCAATGTGGACAGATTTTACCCGGTCCTCTACCCAAAG GCCTCCAGACTCATTGTAACTTTTGATGAACATGTCATAAGCAACAAGTTCAAGTTTGGAGTCATCTACCAGAAGTTTGGACAG acttcagaagaggagCTTTTTGGAAACAGTCTGGAGAGCCCTGCCTtcgttgagtttctggagtttTTGGGGCAGAAGATTGAGCTACATGACTTTAAAGG ATTTCGAGGTGGTCTTGATGTCACACACGGTCAGACTGGAACTGAGTCGGTATACCACAATTTCCACAACAAGGAAATCATGTTCCACGTGTCCACTAAACTTCCCTACACTGAAGGGGACTCACAGCAG CTCCAGAGGAAGAGACATATAGGAAATGACATCGTGGCTATCGTGTTTCAAGAGGAAAACACACCGTTTGTACCAGATATGATCGCATCCAATTTCCTTCATGCTTATGTGGTGGTGCAAGTGGAGAATGCCTGCACAGACAACGTCCTTTACAAG GTGTCAGTGACAGCGAGAGATGACGTGCCTTTCTTTGGGCCTGCTCTCCCAGACCCAGCCGTGTTTAAAAAG AGCCCAGAGTTTCACGAGTTCCTCCTGACAAAACTCATCAATGCTGAGTATTCCTGCTATAAGGCTGAGAAGTTTGCCAAGCTGGAG gAGAGAACGCGCTCTGCGCTTCTGGAGACTCTGTACGAGGAGTTGCATGTGAACAGCCAGTGCATGATGGGATTGGGAGGAGACGATGAGAAGCTGGAGaatggagggggaggaggaggaggcttcTTCGAGTCTTTCAAG AGAGTCATTCGCAGTAGGAGTCAGTCTATGGACGCTATGGGCCTGAGCAATAAGAAGCCTCACACTGTCTCGACCAGCCACAGTGGCAGCTTTACCCACAATCCCCCAGACACACCCAAAACGCCAGGAATT TCTTTGATCATACCTGGTAAGAGCCCAACCCGGAAGAAATCAGGCCCATTCAGTTCTAGACGGAGCAGCGCCATTGGCATCGAGAACATCCAGGAGGTCCAGGAGAGAAG CAGTAGGGAGGTGTCCCCGAGCACACAGAAAACACCCGACAGTGGCCACGCCTCACAGGACCCCAAGTCTGATAACTCCAATCACAGCTCACCTGAGATGCCCACCACCAGGACTAG TTCGGCTGTGTGTAGAGCACCCTCCATCCCGGAAACTCATGACCTGTCTCGTTCCTCGTCCAACGCCAGCAGCTTCACCAGTGTGGTGGAGGAGAACGAGCATGAGCATGAAGCTGCAGAGGATTACGACACAGGACTG